The genomic DNA CCCTGCCATCGGGTTTCCCGTTCGGCTCGTATCGTAAGGGCCAAGCAAGATCCATTCCCGATGGCGCTGGTTGCGCCGTAGATACCGCAGGGTGACGGGGTAGGAACGTCGGAGAACGGCGTGGGAAACCGGGACGCGGGATTTCCCGCGCCCGTTCAGTGCCGGAGGATCCGGGAGAGGAACAGCTGGGCGCGATCGGACCGGGGGGTGCCGAAGAACTCCTCCGTCGTGGCGTCCTCGACGATGCGCCCTTCGTCCATGAAAATCACGCGGTGGGCCACGTTCCTCGCGAACCCCATCTCGTGGGTCACCACCATCATGGTCATCCCTTCCCTGGCCAGGTCCTGCATCACGGCGAGGACCTCCCCGATCATCTCGGGATCGAGGGCCGACGTCGGCTCGTCGAAGAGCATGCAGATCGGGTCCATCGCGAGGGCCCGTCCGATCGCCACCCGCTGCTGCTGCCCGCCGGAGAGCTCGCCGGGATTTTTCTGATCGAAGTCCTTGAGTCCCACCCGCTCGAGGAGGGCTTGGGCCTTCCGGAGCGCCTCGTCCCTGCTGCGGCCCAGGACCTTGATCTGCCCGACCGTCAGGTTCTCGACGACCTTCATGTGGGGGAAGAGCTCGAAGTGCTGGAACACCATCCCCACGTTCGAGCGGAGCTTGG from Candidatus Deferrimicrobiaceae bacterium includes the following:
- a CDS encoding amino acid ABC transporter ATP-binding protein; protein product: MIEIRDVSKWYGAFQVLAECTSQVEKGEVVVICGPSGSGKSTLIKCVNGLEPFQKGEILVNGIGVGAPGTNLPKLRSNVGMVFQHFELFPHMKVVENLTVGQIKVLGRSRDEALRKAQALLERVGLKDFDQKNPGELSGGQQQRVAIGRALAMDPICMLFDEPTSALDPEMIGEVLAVMQDLAREGMTMMVVTHEMGFARNVAHRVIFMDEGRIVEDATTEEFFGTPRSDRAQLFLSRILRH